A stretch of the Janthinobacterium sp. B9-8 genome encodes the following:
- a CDS encoding transglycosylase SLT domain-containing protein has protein sequence MIRFLMLCLFLVGPLWAKPVASAKSTHPTLAKPSQLAAAGTDFDANSPPERLRVLVALGPSTFFIKNGRQYGVEYSMLTEFEKFLNQGRGKGVPPLRLQFIPVDAGELIPGLRSGRGDIAAGLMPVTEGAKQLVAFSAPYLQDRWCTVAGADKEEKHLLSIPASGYAQRLLGDFNDARRKAGFFEFEVEHAAPGVNSEMLLAEINKGADKTTLVSETMLGLWDKTLPKLKKISCADERVSVAWAVRKEDSSLLATLNRFAEKTGVLDKAVSTTRRFLVADGKVQSAEKLSSLDKLAFFAPVFQIVAAANNLDWLLLAAIGQKETGLKSVVRKNGPTGVMQINPSTARNMGVKNPHDAEGNVTAAARYLGYLRNFFNNPGINDEDQLYFMIAAYNAGEGRVQQLRNQAAAQGLDRNRWLGNVEKVALKSVSKGMVDYVSSVSRYYIAYQAAEKARKKHEGASAVSEAK, from the coding sequence ATGATACGATTCTTGATGCTCTGTTTGTTTCTGGTAGGCCCGCTTTGGGCAAAGCCTGTAGCCAGTGCAAAAAGCACGCATCCAACCTTGGCAAAGCCTTCTCAGCTGGCTGCGGCGGGCACAGATTTTGATGCGAATTCTCCGCCAGAGCGGCTGCGCGTGCTTGTGGCGCTGGGGCCTTCGACCTTTTTTATTAAAAATGGTCGTCAGTACGGTGTGGAATACAGCATGCTCACCGAGTTTGAAAAATTCTTAAATCAAGGTCGGGGCAAGGGTGTGCCTCCGCTGCGCCTGCAATTTATTCCTGTAGATGCGGGTGAGTTAATTCCCGGATTAAGATCGGGTCGTGGCGATATTGCCGCTGGTCTGATGCCGGTGACTGAAGGCGCAAAGCAGCTCGTGGCCTTCTCTGCGCCCTATTTGCAAGATCGCTGGTGTACGGTAGCAGGGGCAGATAAAGAAGAAAAACACCTGTTAAGTATTCCCGCCAGCGGTTATGCCCAGCGTTTATTGGGTGATTTTAATGATGCAAGGCGTAAAGCAGGTTTTTTTGAATTTGAAGTGGAGCACGCTGCGCCGGGCGTAAATAGCGAAATGTTGCTGGCAGAAATCAATAAAGGTGCAGATAAAACGACCTTGGTGAGTGAGACTATGCTGGGCCTATGGGATAAAACGCTACCTAAATTAAAAAAAATCAGCTGTGCCGATGAGCGTGTTTCTGTCGCGTGGGCCGTACGTAAAGAAGACAGCAGCTTATTAGCAACGTTGAATCGCTTTGCAGAAAAAACCGGTGTGCTGGATAAGGCGGTAAGCACCACACGGCGCTTTTTAGTGGCTGATGGCAAAGTGCAAAGCGCAGAAAAACTAAGCTCCTTAGATAAACTGGCTTTTTTTGCACCGGTTTTTCAAATTGTGGCCGCAGCTAATAATTTAGATTGGCTCCTGCTGGCTGCGATTGGTCAAAAGGAAACGGGTTTAAAATCGGTTGTTCGAAAAAATGGCCCAACCGGTGTGATGCAAATTAATCCAAGCACCGCCCGCAATATGGGCGTTAAAAACCCGCACGATGCAGAGGGCAATGTTACGGCGGCGGCTCGCTATCTGGGTTATCTGCGCAACTTTTTTAATAATCCCGGTATTAATGATGAGGATCAGTTGTATTTTATGATTGCTGCTTATAACGCGGGCGAGGGCCGGGTGCAGCAATTGCGTAATCAGGCTGCAGCACAGGGGCTGGATCGCAACCGCTGGTTGGGAAATGTAGAAAAAGTGGCTTTAAAGTCGGTAAGCAAAGGAATGGTGGATTATGTATCGAGTGTCAGTCGCTATTACATTGCTTATCAGGCGGCTGAAAAAGCACGCAAAAAGCATGAAGGTGCTTCTGCGGTGAGTGAGGCTAAATAG